A genomic segment from Peribacillus sp. ACCC06369 encodes:
- a CDS encoding EAL domain-containing protein, with the protein MDTEKILKNLDKVTPFFQPIFSADQHQVIGYEILGRYEEQAEYKSLGPFFHDSAVPEEYRVEVDNYVLEIALERIKDYGEDFLIFINRDPNLLMLDHGEEFMEILHRHFQPEEMHRIVLELSDTISPENFDPLQHVLAYFKTYGIKIALDHLGQDTQLDRIAQISPNILKVNLDQLRISGGDAYQVILFSLTMLARKIGANLLFENIESEYQLRFAWKNGGRYYQGYFLAKPHGEFINKDLLREKFHQECQSFISLETKKLEAVYQKTFQFNENMQNFLKQEKRVGTHEEFLGILAKKWDSICFRLYICDEEGYQKSPNILHKDKQWVAQPSYLNKNWSWRPYFLENIVKMRNEKKGILSDLYSDIETGETIRTFSYPLNNKEYIFFDLSYSYLYENEALL; encoded by the coding sequence ATGGATACAGAAAAGATATTAAAGAATTTAGACAAGGTGACACCATTCTTTCAACCGATTTTCAGTGCAGATCAACATCAGGTAATCGGGTATGAAATTCTAGGGCGCTATGAGGAACAAGCGGAATATAAAAGCCTTGGCCCTTTTTTTCACGATTCTGCAGTTCCGGAAGAGTACAGGGTGGAAGTGGATAATTACGTACTTGAAATTGCCTTAGAGAGAATAAAAGACTATGGTGAAGATTTTCTTATCTTTATCAACAGAGATCCTAATTTGCTTATGCTGGATCATGGCGAAGAATTCATGGAGATTTTACATCGTCATTTCCAACCAGAGGAAATGCACCGGATCGTGCTGGAATTATCAGACACGATCAGTCCGGAAAACTTCGATCCTTTGCAGCATGTGCTTGCTTACTTTAAAACATATGGGATTAAGATAGCTTTAGATCATTTAGGGCAAGATACCCAATTAGACCGAATCGCACAGATTTCTCCGAATATTTTAAAAGTGAACCTGGACCAGCTTCGCATTTCAGGTGGAGATGCCTATCAGGTCATCCTGTTTTCTCTAACCATGCTAGCACGAAAAATCGGCGCCAATTTACTTTTTGAGAACATTGAGTCCGAATACCAACTTCGTTTCGCATGGAAGAACGGGGGACGATATTATCAAGGATACTTTTTGGCGAAACCGCACGGCGAGTTCATTAATAAAGATTTACTTCGTGAAAAGTTCCATCAAGAATGTCAGTCCTTCATTTCACTCGAGACCAAGAAGCTTGAAGCCGTTTATCAAAAGACTTTTCAATTCAACGAAAATATGCAAAATTTCTTAAAACAGGAAAAGCGAGTTGGCACCCATGAAGAGTTTCTCGGTATTTTGGCGAAAAAATGGGATTCCATATGTTTTCGGCTTTATATTTGTGATGAAGAGGGGTATCAAAAATCACCCAATATCCTCCATAAGGACAAGCAATGGGTAGCCCAACCGAGTTATTTGAATAAAAATTGGAGCTGGAGACCTTATTTTCTCGAAAATATCGTAAAGATGCGTAATGAGAAAAAAGGGATTTTATCCGATTTATACAGTGATATCGAAACGGGAGAAACCATCCGGACCTTTTCATATCCCCTGAATAATAAAGAATACATTTTCTTTGATCTTTCGTATAGTTATTTATATGAAAATGAAGCCCTATTATAG
- a CDS encoding DUF3993 domain-containing protein produces the protein MSKYLVACLASVLLFLGGGFTASAEGLHREEVLSLVRAAAENQGSISEEVRTKEEIEGKLDTHFTGEFIEKFVKSNVVKVDGGYTAFGSDFAPYYIPFFSYDKNTEIVYGKNGEFIYVQEEFKDTGDGPVSMGKHLESVTLKKEDDVWKVMDVKYEVKK, from the coding sequence ATGAGTAAATATTTAGTTGCATGTCTTGCCAGTGTCCTTTTATTTTTAGGAGGAGGGTTCACAGCTTCAGCGGAGGGCTTACATAGAGAGGAAGTACTATCTTTAGTACGAGCTGCAGCGGAGAATCAAGGTTCGATCAGTGAGGAAGTTCGTACGAAGGAAGAGATTGAAGGGAAGTTGGATACACATTTCACAGGTGAGTTCATCGAGAAGTTTGTTAAATCGAATGTAGTGAAAGTCGATGGCGGTTATACCGCATTTGGTTCAGACTTCGCTCCCTATTATATCCCATTTTTCAGTTACGATAAGAATACGGAAATAGTATATGGGAAAAACGGCGAGTTCATTTATGTTCAAGAGGAATTCAAAGACACAGGGGACGGACCTGTATCTATGGGTAAGCATCTTGAATCAGTTACATTGAAAAAGGAAGATGACGTTTGGAAGGTAATGGACGTAAAGTATGAAGTGAAAAAATGA
- the crcB gene encoding fluoride efflux transporter CrcB, producing the protein MIEALSVFIGGFLGAASRYVLQIIFNRLLPAVSIPFSILLINLIGSFGLGMVFPQKESWALSLQVFLIIGFLGAFTTFSTFSMETLELIRKHRYIDSLIYMTVSVLGCIGTFLCGYLSMAKPL; encoded by the coding sequence TTGATTGAAGCCCTTTCAGTTTTTATAGGAGGTTTTTTGGGAGCGGCCTCTAGATATGTCTTGCAGATTATTTTTAATAGGCTATTGCCAGCAGTCTCGATACCCTTTAGTATTTTATTGATTAACCTTATAGGTTCTTTCGGTTTAGGAATGGTATTTCCACAGAAAGAAAGCTGGGCTTTATCTTTGCAGGTTTTCCTGATAATAGGTTTCCTGGGAGCCTTTACGACCTTTTCTACATTCAGTATGGAAACACTCGAACTTATAAGAAAACACCGTTATATAGATAGCCTGATCTATATGACGGTGTCGGTTTTAGGTTGTATCGGCACTTTCCTTTGCGGCTACTTAAGTATGGCAAAGCCTTTATGA
- the dapD gene encoding 2,3,4,5-tetrahydropyridine-2,6-dicarboxylate N-acetyltransferase: MNKMDANEIISFISNSKKSTPVKVYVKGDLEGMDFGPASKTFITGNTGVVFGEWSEVEEAIKAAGTKIEDYVVENDRRNSAIPLLDLKGIKARIEPGAIIRDQVSIGDNAVIMMGASINIGSVIGEGTMIDMNAILGGRATVGKNCHVGAGAVLAGVIEPPSAQPVILEDDVLIGANAVVLEGVKIGQGSVVAAGAVVTKDVPPYSVAAGIPAKVIKQIDEKTKSKTEIMQELRQL, translated from the coding sequence ATGAATAAAATGGATGCGAACGAAATTATTTCTTTTATTTCAAATAGTAAAAAATCTACACCAGTAAAGGTCTATGTCAAAGGCGATTTAGAAGGCATGGATTTTGGTCCAGCTTCGAAAACTTTCATTACAGGTAATACAGGGGTTGTATTCGGTGAGTGGTCTGAAGTCGAAGAAGCAATCAAGGCAGCGGGAACAAAAATCGAGGATTATGTTGTTGAAAATGATCGTCGTAACTCTGCCATTCCTTTATTGGACCTAAAAGGCATCAAAGCCCGTATCGAGCCTGGTGCAATAATCCGTGACCAAGTATCGATCGGTGACAACGCAGTGATCATGATGGGGGCATCAATCAATATTGGCTCGGTCATTGGTGAAGGTACTATGATTGACATGAACGCAATACTTGGCGGACGTGCTACAGTGGGTAAAAACTGTCACGTAGGTGCAGGTGCAGTTTTGGCAGGTGTCATCGAGCCACCTTCGGCCCAACCGGTCATTTTGGAAGACGATGTTTTAATCGGAGCTAATGCGGTCGTTCTTGAAGGTGTGAAAATCGGTCAAGGATCAGTCGTGGCAGCTGGTGCGGTTGTAACGAAAGACGTTCCGCCTTACTCCGTGGCTGCTGGTATACCGGCGAAGGTCATTAAACAAATTGATGAAAAAACCAAATCAAAAACAGAGATCATGCAAGAACTTCGTCAACTATAA
- a CDS encoding MBL fold metallo-hydrolase — protein sequence MGNISELGYRISLIDGFDLDRRNRTGTYVIADKEITLVETSASPSIPHLMKGLEDLGIALVDITYIILTHIHLDHAGGAGLFLEHCPNAKVIVHPKGARHLEDPTRLIAGAKAVYGEDFDELFDPILPIPFDRMLTKHDGDSLKTSDNSSLTFYDTPGHANHHLSIFDSVSKGMFSGDTVGIYYRELDEEGFEFYLPSTSPNQFNPDAMLAAAELYESIGVERIYFGHYGVSENPKEVYKQLHYWLPKFVETAKSAYREFASFEEQVAATSKNIFTEVAIHLGEKGITTDHPVFEIIAMDLNVCSMGLIDYLVKQEKDR from the coding sequence TTGGGAAATATTAGTGAACTTGGTTATCGCATTTCATTGATTGATGGTTTTGATTTGGATAGAAGAAATCGTACAGGAACATATGTAATTGCCGATAAAGAAATCACTTTAGTCGAAACTTCCGCCAGCCCTTCCATCCCCCACTTAATGAAAGGGCTCGAAGATTTGGGAATCGCCCTCGTGGATATTACATATATCATTCTTACCCATATTCATTTGGACCATGCAGGTGGAGCCGGACTTTTTTTAGAGCATTGTCCGAATGCCAAAGTGATCGTCCATCCAAAAGGTGCACGGCATCTAGAAGACCCAACACGTTTGATCGCTGGGGCTAAAGCGGTCTATGGTGAAGATTTCGACGAGCTTTTCGATCCGATTTTACCTATACCATTTGATAGAATGCTTACTAAACATGATGGGGATTCCCTAAAAACAAGTGATAATTCCTCATTGACCTTTTATGACACCCCAGGACACGCAAACCATCATTTAAGCATTTTCGATTCCGTTTCAAAAGGCATGTTTTCAGGTGACACCGTAGGCATCTATTATCGTGAACTCGATGAAGAAGGTTTCGAATTTTACTTACCGTCCACATCACCAAACCAATTTAACCCAGATGCGATGCTTGCTGCAGCGGAATTGTACGAGAGCATCGGCGTCGAGCGTATATATTTTGGCCATTACGGGGTATCGGAAAATCCTAAGGAAGTATATAAACAACTTCATTACTGGCTGCCCAAATTTGTGGAGACTGCCAAATCGGCATATAGGGAATTTGCTAGCTTTGAGGAACAAGTGGCAGCAACCAGTAAAAATATTTTCACGGAAGTCGCGATTCATTTAGGCGAAAAAGGAATCACCACCGATCATCCTGTTTTTGAAATAATTGCCATGGACCTAAATGTTTGCTCCATGGGTTTGATAGACTATCTAGTAAAGCAGGAAAAGGATAGGTAG
- a CDS encoding CrcB family protein → MERFKSIFAVGFGGATGAILRYCVILTTGHSFFPFGTLLINIVGSFLLGMINGYFASKKKSFLFLALGSGFCGGFTTMSTFSQEVVDLLQTSLPFAGLYLGATLFFGLVAGFLGLGLFNRRRGEPL, encoded by the coding sequence ATGGAACGGTTTAAAAGCATTTTTGCCGTCGGTTTTGGAGGAGCGACGGGAGCGATATTACGTTATTGCGTGATCTTGACTACTGGCCATTCCTTCTTTCCGTTTGGAACCCTCTTAATAAATATAGTAGGCAGCTTTTTACTTGGAATGATTAATGGCTATTTCGCCTCGAAAAAGAAATCATTTTTGTTTTTAGCGCTGGGCAGCGGGTTTTGCGGCGGTTTCACCACGATGTCCACATTTTCCCAGGAAGTGGTGGATCTACTGCAGACTTCTCTGCCTTTTGCAGGACTGTATCTTGGGGCCACGCTTTTCTTTGGTTTGGTTGCCGGTTTCCTCGGACTGGGCCTTTTTAATAGACGGAGAGGTGAGCCCCTTTGA
- a CDS encoding MDR family MFS transporter, with the protein MRKLGQALDSTKVQNKKLKRPFILAAIMLAMFMNAIEGTIVSTAMPAIVSDLGGFSLYSWVFSGYLLMNAVTVLIYGKLSDILGRKPVLLFGIVVFLIGSLLCGFANSMTELIIYRFVQGFGAGAVAPVASTIVGDIYKNEERARVQGYLSSVWGISAVMGPALGGLLVESLTWKLVFWVNIPLGLLAFIGIWFFLHENIEKKKRDIDYIGATLLTLSISTLMVILVEGGVKWSWASAPVISLALVAIIAFSLFIRQEKKAAEPMMPFELWQERSILIANLVSLTTGVMMIGLSSFLPTFVQGVMERSPTVAGFTLTAMSIGWPIASMVSGRLLMKIGFKSTSLLGGCSLILGSLILVWMKPEAGPLIAAMGSFFVGVGMGLTSTSFIVVIQKTVSWERRGIATASNMFMRNLGNTVGAALLGGIMNTRLQAYLNEHAPAGSGVTIDTANKLLNNEERMSLPKSVVKVLQEGLTLSLQTIYLIVLFFSVISFILLTRLRKNKEAGEGKADS; encoded by the coding sequence ATGCGGAAATTGGGCCAAGCGTTGGATAGTACAAAAGTGCAGAATAAAAAATTGAAACGCCCCTTCATTTTAGCTGCCATCATGTTGGCTATGTTTATGAATGCTATTGAAGGAACGATCGTTTCAACGGCCATGCCGGCCATTGTAAGTGATTTAGGTGGTTTTTCACTTTACAGCTGGGTGTTTTCAGGTTATTTGTTAATGAACGCCGTGACAGTTCTGATATATGGAAAGCTATCGGATATTCTCGGTAGAAAACCTGTCCTATTATTTGGCATCGTTGTTTTCTTAATTGGCTCCCTTCTTTGCGGCTTTGCCAATTCCATGACGGAACTCATCATTTATCGCTTTGTACAAGGTTTTGGGGCGGGGGCTGTAGCTCCTGTAGCTTCAACGATTGTTGGTGATATCTATAAAAATGAGGAAAGGGCACGCGTTCAAGGGTACCTATCGAGCGTTTGGGGCATTTCGGCGGTCATGGGACCAGCTTTAGGCGGCTTGCTTGTTGAATCCCTGACTTGGAAGCTTGTATTCTGGGTTAATATCCCTCTGGGCTTACTAGCCTTTATTGGAATTTGGTTTTTCCTTCATGAAAATATCGAAAAGAAAAAACGTGATATCGATTACATCGGTGCAACCCTATTGACGTTATCCATATCCACTCTTATGGTGATACTCGTAGAAGGAGGAGTAAAATGGTCATGGGCTTCAGCTCCGGTCATTTCCTTGGCATTAGTGGCCATCATCGCCTTCAGCTTATTCATTCGTCAGGAAAAGAAAGCTGCCGAACCAATGATGCCATTTGAACTCTGGCAGGAGCGCTCCATCCTGATTGCGAATCTTGTATCTTTGACTACAGGGGTTATGATGATTGGATTATCAAGTTTCCTCCCAACATTCGTACAGGGTGTGATGGAACGCTCGCCTACGGTAGCTGGTTTTACATTGACGGCCATGTCAATCGGCTGGCCGATCGCATCAATGGTTTCAGGCAGGTTATTGATGAAAATAGGATTCAAATCTACCTCCCTCCTTGGAGGGTGCTCATTGATCCTTGGGAGTTTGATCCTCGTATGGATGAAGCCTGAAGCAGGACCCCTTATTGCTGCCATGGGATCCTTCTTTGTCGGCGTAGGGATGGGATTGACTTCTACTTCATTCATTGTCGTCATTCAAAAGACCGTCAGCTGGGAACGCAGGGGTATTGCAACAGCTTCCAATATGTTCATGCGGAATTTAGGAAATACGGTAGGTGCTGCATTACTTGGAGGAATCATGAATACGAGACTTCAAGCCTATTTAAACGAGCATGCACCAGCAGGCTCGGGGGTGACGATAGATACGGCAAATAAGCTGTTGAACAATGAGGAACGTATGTCGCTTCCTAAAAGTGTGGTAAAGGTTTTGCAGGAAGGACTTACATTATCTTTACAGACGATTTATCTAATTGTTCTATTCTTCTCCGTTATCAGTTTCATATTACTTACGAGACTAAGAAAGAATAAGGAGGCAGGAGAGGGTAAGGCAGACTCATAA
- a CDS encoding metallophosphoesterase, whose protein sequence is MNKPISRRTFLKKSLGTLATVTGLGIGGSYYAHNLEPKWLETKHIVISHPLIPKGFHGMKMIQFSDTHLGFQFQLKDLQAIVNKINQLDPDVILFTGDLMDHPNKYKAQQKIPSVLNQLKAPLGKFSIYGNHDHGGYGSEIYSDIMKKSQFTMLQNTSTKITLLTAEEICIAGVDDAMLGKPDFEKALAGIPEEVFTIMLSHAPDLADTSRNYDIQYQISGHSHGGQVQIPFAGALVTPPYAEKYREGTYEIDSLTLHVNRGLGTTRLPYRFLSRPELTVYEFQAKK, encoded by the coding sequence TTGAATAAACCCATATCCAGAAGAACATTTTTAAAGAAAAGCCTTGGTACATTGGCTACCGTAACCGGTTTAGGTATTGGCGGAAGCTATTATGCTCATAATCTGGAGCCGAAATGGTTAGAAACCAAGCATATTGTAATCAGCCATCCCCTTATTCCAAAAGGTTTTCATGGCATGAAAATGATCCAATTCAGTGATACGCATTTAGGCTTTCAATTTCAGCTTAAAGATTTACAAGCAATTGTCAATAAGATAAACCAACTGGACCCGGATGTCATTTTATTTACCGGAGATTTAATGGACCATCCTAATAAGTACAAGGCTCAGCAGAAAATCCCTTCTGTATTGAATCAGCTTAAAGCACCACTTGGAAAATTCAGCATCTACGGTAACCATGATCATGGGGGATATGGCTCAGAAATTTACAGCGATATCATGAAGAAATCACAATTTACCATGTTGCAAAATACCTCAACTAAGATTACCTTATTAACGGCTGAAGAAATATGCATTGCCGGTGTTGATGATGCCATGCTTGGAAAACCTGATTTTGAAAAAGCCCTTGCAGGCATCCCAGAAGAAGTGTTCACCATTATGCTTTCGCATGCCCCTGACCTTGCCGATACATCAAGGAATTACGACATCCAGTATCAAATAAGCGGTCACAGTCATGGAGGTCAAGTACAAATTCCCTTTGCAGGAGCCCTTGTAACTCCCCCCTACGCTGAAAAGTACCGAGAAGGCACGTATGAAATTGACTCGTTAACATTACATGTTAATAGAGGGCTTGGCACTACCCGGCTCCCATATCGTTTTCTTTCTCGTCCTGAGTTGACGGTTTACGAATTCCAGGCAAAAAAATGA
- a CDS encoding SLC13 family permease: MTEPMFITLIILLCAIALFIQGKFRADLIALSALAILGLLGILTLDELVAGFANQVVIMLAGLFIVGAGLLNSGIVEKAGNKLLGLCGGSEWKSLLIVMLTAGILSAFLSGTGIVSILLPLVMSMALQQKTSPTRYLLPLAYASSIGGLLTLTGTPSNMIVADVLRQNGIGTLSFFDFTPVGLIAFAAGLFFMLTLGRLLLPEKTIAANNSVKGLSAGELAGMYKVYDRLHYLHIPATSDIVGERLSDLQLPIQYELTLIEIQRKPKDKQLPLLQRQLTISARADEVLHPEDIILVFGEEEAVERLALNYELEFKHFNTEQIKKHFLSSRFGLTEILIVPNSDYENQTLIDVHFREKYQCNVLAINRNGEYIQADVGTERLKPGDAILIHGEWENIERISTDLQDVIVIGSTSEDGSPVNSKGKAWIALGITAFMVILLSMESIPAVLSVVTAALLMVITGCVRSMEDAYQKINWEPVLLIAAMFGITAALDNTGGVRMISDWLAVLFSNIGAHGILAVFYLLTLILSQFIPYGAATVIMTPIALTSAVNQGIDPLPVFLCLAVAGSLALSTPRVATTNALVMTAGDYKYKDFIMIGISIQIFIGVIMVITIPWFFPF, translated from the coding sequence ATGACCGAACCAATGTTTATTACACTGATTATACTTCTATGCGCTATTGCGCTTTTTATACAAGGGAAATTTCGCGCCGATTTAATTGCACTTAGTGCACTAGCCATCCTGGGTTTACTGGGGATACTTACATTGGATGAACTGGTGGCCGGGTTTGCGAATCAAGTGGTAATCATGCTAGCTGGGCTATTTATCGTCGGTGCCGGCCTGTTAAATTCAGGAATAGTGGAAAAGGCAGGAAATAAGTTGTTAGGTTTATGTGGGGGCAGTGAATGGAAATCGCTGCTTATCGTGATGCTGACAGCTGGAATATTAAGTGCATTTTTAAGTGGAACAGGAATTGTTTCCATACTGCTACCTCTCGTTATGAGCATGGCTTTACAACAAAAAACAAGTCCGACAAGGTATTTATTGCCCCTTGCCTATGCAAGCAGTATTGGCGGGCTATTAACGCTTACCGGTACCCCTTCCAATATGATTGTTGCTGATGTATTAAGGCAAAACGGAATAGGAACATTATCATTTTTTGACTTTACACCTGTGGGCTTGATCGCTTTTGCGGCAGGGTTATTCTTCATGTTGACACTTGGACGCCTCTTGCTACCTGAGAAAACGATTGCCGCGAACAATAGTGTAAAGGGACTGTCCGCAGGGGAGCTTGCCGGCATGTACAAAGTATATGACCGGTTGCATTATCTTCATATACCCGCTACTTCCGATATTGTTGGAGAAAGGCTGTCGGACCTTCAGCTTCCTATCCAGTATGAATTGACTTTGATTGAAATCCAACGGAAGCCAAAGGATAAGCAATTGCCGCTGTTGCAAAGGCAGTTGACGATTTCAGCCAGAGCGGATGAGGTTCTTCATCCTGAAGATATCATTTTGGTGTTTGGAGAAGAAGAAGCAGTTGAGAGATTGGCTCTTAACTATGAACTGGAGTTTAAACATTTCAATACCGAACAAATAAAAAAACATTTTCTTAGCAGTAGGTTTGGATTGACGGAAATATTGATCGTGCCCAATTCGGATTATGAAAACCAAACCTTGATAGATGTGCATTTTCGTGAGAAATACCAATGTAATGTGCTGGCAATCAATCGGAACGGTGAATATATTCAAGCGGATGTCGGGACGGAACGACTGAAACCGGGAGATGCAATCCTGATTCATGGAGAATGGGAGAACATTGAGCGGATTTCCACTGATTTACAGGATGTCATCGTTATTGGAAGTACCTCGGAAGATGGCTCTCCGGTCAACTCCAAGGGCAAGGCATGGATTGCCTTGGGAATCACTGCATTTATGGTCATTCTTTTATCAATGGAGTCCATCCCAGCTGTACTATCGGTAGTGACCGCAGCATTGTTGATGGTGATCACCGGATGTGTCCGTTCTATGGAGGATGCTTACCAAAAGATTAACTGGGAACCTGTACTATTGATTGCCGCTATGTTCGGAATAACGGCTGCATTGGATAATACCGGTGGAGTGAGGATGATAAGTGATTGGCTTGCCGTTTTATTCAGTAATATCGGGGCACACGGCATATTAGCTGTCTTTTACCTACTGACACTTATCCTAAGCCAATTCATCCCCTATGGAGCTGCGACGGTAATCATGACGCCCATTGCCCTTACATCTGCAGTGAATCAAGGGATAGATCCTCTTCCTGTGTTTTTATGCCTTGCCGTTGCTGGCAGTTTAGCGCTATCCACTCCAAGGGTGGCCACTACCAACGCGCTTGTCATGACAGCAGGTGATTACAAGTATAAGGATTTTATCATGATCGGGATATCCATACAGATTTTCATTGGCGTTATCATGGTGATCACGATTCCATGGTTCTTCCCTTTTTGA
- a CDS encoding glutaredoxin family protein, giving the protein MKDVTLYTQPDCPPCKIMKMFFDDNNVVYKEKDIKADGHARKELTNKYGAYSTPTVVIDGKAIIGFELDEIKKELNI; this is encoded by the coding sequence ATGAAAGACGTTACGCTTTATACCCAACCTGATTGCCCTCCCTGCAAAATCATGAAAATGTTCTTTGATGATAATAATGTCGTATACAAAGAAAAAGATATTAAAGCAGATGGACATGCACGTAAAGAACTAACGAATAAATACGGCGCCTATTCCACACCAACGGTCGTAATCGATGGGAAAGCCATCATTGGTTTTGAACTGGACGAAATAAAGAAAGAACTGAATATATAA
- a CDS encoding YkuJ family protein encodes MSQLQGILTRLKSLQEQAKESESAQRFFEIDGVKKCQVTYFSKTEMFELEVYSDKGKSSKYQFDNIDMITIEIFDLLQS; translated from the coding sequence ATGTCTCAATTACAGGGCATCCTTACCAGATTGAAAAGTCTTCAAGAGCAAGCGAAGGAATCTGAATCTGCTCAACGTTTTTTTGAAATAGATGGTGTGAAAAAGTGCCAAGTTACATATTTCAGCAAAACAGAAATGTTCGAGCTTGAAGTATACAGTGATAAAGGGAAATCATCAAAATATCAATTCGATAATATTGATATGATTACCATTGAAATCTTTGATCTTCTTCAATCTTAA
- a CDS encoding LysR family transcriptional regulator has protein sequence MSFSEFHLLSVLAQEMNMRKAAERLFVSQPALSQRLQSIEKDWGSKLFLRSQKGLSLTPAGEAVIRLANEVIEKEEKVRESIQAMDHEVYGTLKIACASIVGQNWLPQVLKKFVQKYPYAKISLITGWSSEILKSLYEGQVHIGIIRGAPDWKGVKQHLFTDMLYLVDTEMKELNQVFETDRPFIQFKSDSNYYQEIQDWWHRQFKTTPRNTIVVDQIETCKQMVFNGIGYAILPAITLHDKDTNVFKIPLLDGHNHSIERDTWLCGYESAFQLKQVQAFTEVVKEHIRDQGML, from the coding sequence ATGTCATTTTCGGAATTTCATTTATTATCCGTACTTGCTCAGGAAATGAATATGAGAAAAGCTGCTGAACGGTTGTTCGTTTCCCAACCGGCTTTATCACAGCGTTTACAATCAATAGAAAAGGATTGGGGTTCGAAACTGTTTCTGCGTTCACAAAAAGGGCTGTCGCTGACGCCTGCAGGAGAAGCGGTAATTCGTTTGGCCAATGAGGTTATAGAAAAAGAGGAAAAGGTCAGGGAAAGTATCCAAGCCATGGATCATGAAGTGTATGGAACTTTGAAAATAGCCTGTGCCTCGATTGTCGGTCAAAATTGGCTGCCGCAAGTATTGAAAAAGTTCGTCCAAAAATATCCGTATGCCAAAATTTCATTAATCACTGGCTGGAGCAGTGAGATTTTAAAGTCTTTGTATGAAGGACAAGTACATATTGGCATCATAAGGGGGGCCCCGGATTGGAAAGGGGTAAAGCAGCATTTATTTACTGATATGCTTTATTTGGTGGATACTGAAATGAAGGAACTGAATCAAGTGTTCGAAACGGACCGCCCATTCATTCAGTTTAAAAGCGATTCGAATTATTATCAGGAAATTCAGGACTGGTGGCATAGGCAATTTAAAACGACACCAAGAAACACCATAGTCGTGGATCAAATCGAAACATGCAAACAAATGGTGTTCAATGGTATCGGATATGCGATCCTTCCAGCCATCACATTACATGATAAAGATACGAATGTTTTTAAAATCCCTCTTCTAGATGGACATAACCACTCAATCGAACGAGATACATGGCTTTGCGGCTATGAATCTGCCTTCCAGTTAAAGCAAGTCCAAGCATTCACGGAAGTGGTGAAAGAACATATTCGCGACCAAGGAATGTTATAG
- the cbpB gene encoding cyclic-di-AMP-binding protein CbpB, translating to MIGTHDGDLLESSVKDLMISSERVAHVQVTNNLEHALLVLTKSGYTAIPVLDPMYKLHGLISTPVILDSILGLERIEFDNLENKKVSEIMNIEIPRLHIEDTLTKGVELLIDHPFVCVENDDHVFEGILTRRAILKKVFKQNAPE from the coding sequence ATGATCGGTACTCATGATGGGGATTTATTGGAATCCAGCGTTAAAGACTTAATGATTTCTTCTGAACGCGTGGCCCACGTGCAGGTAACCAATAATTTAGAACATGCACTATTGGTATTAACAAAGAGCGGTTATACGGCCATTCCTGTGTTAGATCCGATGTATAAATTGCATGGCTTAATTAGCACACCAGTCATTCTTGATTCAATCTTGGGACTGGAACGAATTGAATTTGATAATCTTGAAAATAAAAAAGTTTCTGAAATAATGAATATAGAAATACCTCGCCTGCATATTGAAGATACATTGACTAAGGGTGTGGAATTGTTGATTGATCATCCGTTTGTCTGTGTAGAGAATGATGATCATGTATTTGAAGGTATTTTAACGAGAAGAGCAATCTTGAAAAAAGTATTTAAACAAAATGCACCTGAATAA